In Bacteroides coprosuis DSM 18011, the following are encoded in one genomic region:
- a CDS encoding hypothetical protein (KEGG: bfr:BF1187 hypothetical protein~SPTR: Putative uncharacterized protein;~IMG reference gene:2504108000) gives MKQRNTSIQHHAMYFGTYMGVYWILKFILFPLSFTIPFLTFLFIGLTLGVPFMGYYYLKIYRNKVCGGVITFSQAFVFTALVYLFASMLTAVAHFIYFQFIDQGLVLGHMQEQVNMLLEANIDNPQYDFYDKTFNEAISYLSSLTATDITLDNLSRNTFLGVLLAIPTALIGRRKPKTDY, from the coding sequence ATGAAACAACGAAATACGAGTATACAACATCATGCCATGTACTTTGGTACATATATGGGAGTTTATTGGATTCTAAAATTTATACTATTCCCCCTATCCTTCACTATACCATTTCTTACATTTCTTTTTATAGGACTTACTTTAGGTGTACCTTTTATGGGATATTATTATCTAAAGATTTATCGAAACAAAGTATGTGGAGGAGTGATAACCTTTAGTCAGGCATTTGTATTTACAGCTTTAGTCTATTTATTTGCATCAATGCTTACAGCTGTAGCTCATTTCATTTATTTCCAATTTATTGACCAAGGTCTCGTATTGGGGCATATGCAAGAACAAGTTAATATGCTACTAGAAGCAAATATTGATAACCCTCAATATGATTTTTATGATAAAACATTTAATGAAGCTATATCATATCTTTCAAGCTTAACTGCAACAGATATAACTCTAGATAATTTATCTCGAAACACTTTTTTAGGTGTATTATTAGCAATACCTACAGCTTTAATTGGTCGTAGAAAACCCAAAACAGATTACTAA
- a CDS encoding glycosyl transferase family 2 (COGs: COG0463 Glycosyltransferase involved in cell wall biogenesis~InterPro IPR001173~KEGG: bth:BT_4564 putative glycosyltransferase~PFAM: Glycosyl transferase, family 2~SPTR: Putative uncharacterized protein;~IMG reference gene:2504108001~PFAM: Glycosyl transferase family 2), protein MDISVVIPLLNEEESLPELYAWIKQVMDSHNFSYEVVFIDDGSTDNSWKIIENLHKENPEVKGLKFRRNYGKSPALYCGFKKVEGDVVITMDADLQDSPEEIPELYRMITEEDYDLVSGWKKKRYDPLSKTIPTKLFNATARKVSGIKNLHDFNCGLKAYKKEVVKNIEVYGEMHRYIPYLAKNAGFHNIGEKVVHHQARKYGKTKFGLSRFVNGYLDLITLWFLSKFGIRPMHFFGLLGSLMFFLGFIAIIIVGATKLYQMKNGYPYRLVTDSPYFYISLTTMIIGCQLFVAGFLGEIIARSSTERNNYQIQKKI, encoded by the coding sequence ATGGATATATCCGTAGTTATACCATTATTGAATGAAGAAGAATCTCTTCCAGAGCTTTATGCTTGGATAAAACAAGTCATGGATTCTCACAACTTCTCTTACGAAGTTGTTTTTATAGACGATGGTAGTACAGACAACTCTTGGAAAATAATAGAAAATCTTCACAAAGAAAACCCTGAGGTAAAAGGGCTAAAATTTAGAAGAAATTATGGAAAGTCACCTGCTCTTTATTGCGGATTCAAAAAAGTAGAGGGTGATGTTGTCATTACTATGGATGCTGATTTACAAGATAGCCCAGAAGAGATCCCCGAACTCTACCGCATGATTACAGAAGAGGATTATGATTTAGTTTCTGGGTGGAAGAAAAAAAGATATGATCCGCTATCAAAGACTATCCCTACAAAGCTATTCAATGCCACCGCTAGAAAGGTATCTGGAATAAAAAATTTACATGACTTTAATTGTGGATTAAAAGCTTATAAAAAAGAGGTTGTTAAAAATATAGAGGTATATGGCGAAATGCATCGTTATATCCCATATCTAGCTAAAAATGCGGGTTTTCATAATATAGGAGAGAAAGTTGTCCATCATCAGGCTCGTAAGTATGGAAAGACTAAATTTGGACTAAGTAGGTTCGTAAATGGATACTTGGACTTAATCACCCTATGGTTTCTATCTAAATTTGGAATCAGACCCATGCATTTCTTCGGATTATTAGGCTCTTTAATGTTCTTTTTAGGCTTTATCGCAATCATAATCGTGGGAGCTACAAAACTTTATCAGATGAAAAATGGCTATCCGTATAGACTTGTAACAGATTCTCCTTATTTTTATATCTCATTGACAACAATGATTATAGGCTGTCAGCTTTTTGTTGCTGGCTTCTTAGGAGAAATTATAGCTAGAAGCTCAACTGAAAGAAACAATTATCAAATTCAGAAAAAAATTTAA
- a CDS encoding hypothetical protein (KEGG: bfs:BF1151 hypothetical protein~SPTR: Putative uncharacterized protein;~IMG reference gene:2504108002), whose protein sequence is MNKRYTFILSVALCFISITGLLISCSEDSDCSMTARPFMVSYIYKYGANKNILLPDTLKSLTVKALETDSILLNKGELVHTFDSPLRYTKDTTALVLEYSDEAKNNDTIWISHKNTSFFVSIECGYQMRQSIEKVIGYTQHTLDSVSLRNNEANNYGRENIKIIY, encoded by the coding sequence ATGAATAAAAGATATACATTTATATTGTCTGTAGCCCTTTGCTTTATAAGTATTACAGGACTACTCATAAGTTGTTCCGAAGATAGCGACTGCTCTATGACAGCTCGCCCTTTTATGGTTAGCTATATTTACAAGTATGGAGCGAATAAAAACATATTACTACCCGACACATTAAAATCGCTTACTGTTAAAGCTCTAGAAACAGATTCTATATTACTAAACAAAGGAGAATTAGTACATACATTTGATTCTCCATTAAGATATACCAAAGACACAACAGCTCTAGTACTAGAATACAGCGACGAAGCTAAAAACAATGATACCATTTGGATATCACACAAAAATACATCTTTCTTTGTGTCTATTGAGTGTGGCTACCAGATGCGACAATCAATAGAAAAAGTCATTGGCTACACCCAACACACATTAGACTCTGTTTCTTTAAGAAATAACGAGGCAAATAATTATGGAAGAGAAAACATCAAAATCATATATTAA
- a CDS encoding hypothetical protein (KEGG: bfr:BF1184 hypothetical protein~SPTR: Putative uncharacterized protein;~IMG reference gene:2504108003), giving the protein MEEKTSKSYIKLFLFSLMLFMSLPLSAQEKQEIKEDNKDEIERPILIDQSTVPFFNGIYIGYDLMGPIYKAYSDDYLTNEINIDINLKNRFFPTIELGYANTDKWSEHGTQYKTKAPYFRIGADYNFLYKKHKNNHLTVGLRYGFTKFDFDLDNLALKDGAWGDQIENPSIYDEIWKDPVTLQKQNISSSMHWIEFVIGVRTAIYKNFYMGWSLRLKYRLSAEENEYGNPWYVPGYGIYKSSRVGLHYSIIYRIPGKKKK; this is encoded by the coding sequence ATGGAAGAGAAAACATCAAAATCATATATTAAGCTATTTCTTTTTAGCCTTATGCTATTCATGAGCTTACCATTATCGGCTCAAGAAAAACAAGAGATTAAAGAGGATAACAAGGACGAAATCGAAAGACCTATTCTTATCGATCAATCTACTGTGCCTTTCTTCAATGGCATTTATATTGGATACGATTTGATGGGACCTATTTATAAAGCTTATTCTGATGACTATCTTACTAATGAGATTAATATTGACATCAATCTCAAGAATCGCTTTTTCCCAACCATCGAACTAGGTTATGCTAATACAGATAAGTGGAGCGAACACGGTACTCAGTATAAAACAAAAGCTCCATATTTTAGAATCGGGGCAGATTATAATTTCTTATATAAGAAACACAAGAACAACCACCTTACTGTAGGTTTACGATATGGCTTTACTAAGTTCGATTTTGATCTTGATAATTTAGCATTAAAAGATGGTGCTTGGGGTGATCAAATAGAAAACCCTAGCATTTATGACGAAATATGGAAAGATCCTGTAACTCTACAAAAACAAAATATCTCTAGTTCTATGCATTGGATAGAGTTTGTTATTGGTGTTAGAACTGCTATTTATAAAAACTTCTATATGGGATGGTCGCTAAGATTAAAATATCGCCTATCTGCTGAAGAAAATGAATATGGAAACCCTTGGTATGTTCCTGGTTATGGAATATATAAAAGTTCAAGAGTAGGACTCCATTATTCTATCATTTATAGAATTCCAGGAAAGAAAAAGAAATAA
- a CDS encoding ApbE family lipoprotein (COGs: COG1477 Membrane-associated lipoprotein involved in thiamine biosynthesis~InterPro IPR003374~KEGG: bth:BT_4560 thiamine biosynthesis lipoprotein ApbE precursor~PFAM: Thiamine synthesis ApbE/UPF0280~SPTR: Thiamine biosynthesis lipoprotein ApbE;~IMG reference gene:2504108004~PFAM: ApbE family), with protein MTNKIKKNIFWLILLVAGSAWILSNNLDKQKYHKIQGSIFGTIYAITYQYDKDIQPDVTKELDRIDLSLSPFKEQSIISKVNRNEEVELDTLFTNVFKRAQEISKISDGAFDITVAPLVNAWGFGFKKGEFPDSLIVDSLLQYIGYEKIALEKGKIIKENPEIILDCSAIAKGYAVDVIGDLLESKGIKNYMIDIGGEILTKGKNSKGDSWRIGINKPSDDPLSNNQELELIVKIENKALATSGNYRNYYVKDGKKYAHTISPKTGYPVQHSILSSTVLANDCMTADALATAFMVVGLDEAKAILQKVPHVEACFIYTEETSGEYKTFLTEGFKTFVAN; from the coding sequence ATGACGAACAAAATTAAAAAAAATATATTTTGGCTTATCCTACTTGTTGCTGGATCTGCATGGATTTTATCCAATAATCTTGATAAGCAAAAGTATCACAAAATACAAGGTTCTATATTTGGTACTATCTATGCTATTACCTATCAATATGATAAAGATATTCAACCAGATGTAACCAAAGAATTAGACAGAATAGACCTCTCACTCTCTCCCTTTAAAGAACAGTCTATTATTTCTAAAGTGAATAGAAATGAAGAAGTAGAGTTGGATACTCTATTCACCAATGTATTTAAGAGAGCTCAAGAAATATCAAAAATAAGTGATGGAGCATTTGATATTACCGTTGCTCCCCTCGTTAATGCTTGGGGCTTTGGTTTTAAAAAAGGAGAATTTCCCGACTCCCTCATAGTAGATAGCCTTCTGCAATATATCGGCTATGAAAAAATAGCACTAGAAAAAGGTAAAATTATAAAAGAGAACCCCGAAATAATACTCGACTGTAGTGCTATCGCTAAAGGCTATGCTGTCGATGTTATAGGCGACCTATTAGAGAGTAAAGGTATCAAAAACTATATGATCGACATAGGTGGAGAGATTTTAACTAAAGGGAAAAATAGCAAGGGAGATTCTTGGAGAATCGGGATCAACAAGCCATCTGACGATCCACTTTCAAACAATCAAGAACTAGAGCTTATTGTAAAAATCGAAAATAAAGCTTTGGCAACATCGGGTAATTACAGAAATTATTATGTGAAAGATGGCAAAAAATATGCACATACCATTAGCCCTAAAACGGGGTATCCTGTACAGCATAGTATTCTATCATCAACTGTTTTGGCCAACGATTGTATGACAGCTGATGCACTTGCTACAGCATTTATGGTTGTAGGTCTAGATGAAGCTAAAGCCATCTTACAGAAAGTGCCCCATGTAGAAGCATGCTTTATCTATACAGAAGAGACTTCGGGAGAATATAAAACATTCCTTACTGAAGGATTTAAAACTTTTGTTGCAAATTAG
- a CDS encoding PP-loop domain protein (COGs: COG0037 ATPase of the PP-loop superfamily protein implicated in cell cycle control~InterPro IPR011063~KEGG: bth:BT_4558 hypothetical protein~PFAM: tRNA(Ile)-lysidine/2-thiocytidine synthase~SPTR: Putative uncharacterized protein;~IMG reference gene:2504108005~PFAM: PP-loop family) → MEDNKGEFKLLQRINRRLIQGIRDYRLIEDGDHILIAISGGKDSLALAELMAERVKILKPKFKLSAAHVVMTNVSYESDHSYIQHFIEDLGIPFYLLETSFDPSADKRKSPCFLCSWNRRKQLFELAKTLGCNKIALGHHMDDILATLLMNMTFQGSFSTMPPMLKMSKFDMTIIRPMCLIEEKDLIALSALRAYKKQIKNCPYESETNRKVMGEVLKTLEKISPEARYSLWVSMSNINESLLPRKIDE, encoded by the coding sequence ATGGAGGATAACAAAGGAGAGTTCAAGCTTTTACAGAGAATTAACAGAAGATTGATTCAAGGAATAAGAGATTATCGACTAATTGAAGATGGAGATCATATTTTAATTGCTATCTCAGGTGGAAAGGACTCCCTGGCACTTGCAGAACTTATGGCTGAGCGTGTAAAAATACTCAAACCGAAGTTTAAACTTTCTGCAGCTCATGTAGTGATGACTAATGTTAGCTATGAGTCCGACCATTCCTATATTCAACATTTTATAGAGGATTTGGGTATTCCTTTTTACTTGCTTGAAACCTCTTTTGATCCATCTGCTGATAAAAGAAAATCTCCATGTTTTCTTTGCTCTTGGAATCGCCGAAAACAGCTTTTTGAACTAGCAAAAACTCTTGGTTGTAATAAAATAGCATTGGGGCATCATATGGATGATATCCTCGCAACTTTATTGATGAATATGACTTTTCAAGGAAGTTTTAGTACTATGCCTCCTATGCTGAAGATGAGTAAGTTTGATATGACCATCATTCGTCCAATGTGTCTGATTGAAGAGAAAGACTTAATAGCTCTTTCTGCATTGAGAGCATATAAGAAACAGATAAAAAACTGCCCATACGAATCAGAAACAAATCGTAAAGTAATGGGAGAGGTCTTAAAAACGTTAGAAAAAATAAGCCCAGAAGCTAGATATAGCTTATGGGTTAGTATGTCAAATATTAACGAGAGTTTATTACCAAGAAAAATAGATGAATAG
- a CDS encoding WD40-like beta Propeller containing protein (InterPro IPR011659~KEGG: bfs:BF1145 hypothetical protein~PFAM: WD40-like Beta Propeller~SPTR: Putative uncharacterized protein;~IMG reference gene:2504108006), translated as MNIRYLGKMTRNKILFSLLSLLFIVPLQAQTIDEARALYAHNKYEEAKPMFEKFLKSYPNNPNYNFWYGVSALKTGESDKAIKPLELANKRRVPDAAYYLGQAYLANYQFDEAVDVLESYIKTQQRRKKDTSDLEDLLQQTKLNQRMLKGVEQVIVIDSIVVDKADFLQTYKLSEESGSLTYITNQEVDSTGQKPILYQTERGNKRYLSQKNASGFYQLFAQTKLGEEWTEEKALSDLNKDSINISYPFVLNDGITLFYASDSQDLMGGYDILVTRYNTNTDGYLVPENVGMPFNSFYNDYMYVIDEFNNLGWFASDRFQPKDKVCIYIFIPNKVKRTYDFETTPIEELRNLAALKDIKLTWKDKKAVEDGLQRLKFAINYQPKQTNNADFNFIVNDQFVYTSLRDFKSNKAREEFIKYQVMEKDLTSQKDKLKNLRIQFEKNPDKQKAPAILDLEKRVSIMHHEMQQQAKLIRSLELQ; from the coding sequence ATGAATATCCGTTATTTAGGAAAAATGACTAGAAATAAAATCTTATTCTCATTACTATCTTTATTATTCATAGTGCCTTTACAGGCACAAACCATTGACGAGGCTCGTGCTCTTTATGCCCATAATAAGTATGAAGAAGCAAAACCTATGTTTGAAAAATTCTTGAAATCATATCCCAATAATCCTAATTATAATTTCTGGTATGGTGTAAGTGCACTTAAAACTGGAGAAAGTGATAAAGCGATAAAGCCTCTTGAGTTGGCAAATAAAAGAAGAGTGCCTGATGCTGCATATTATCTAGGGCAAGCTTACTTAGCTAATTATCAATTTGATGAAGCCGTAGATGTACTCGAAAGCTATATAAAAACTCAACAAAGAAGGAAAAAAGACACTTCAGATTTAGAGGATTTATTGCAGCAAACCAAATTAAATCAACGTATGCTTAAAGGCGTTGAGCAAGTAATAGTTATTGATAGTATTGTAGTAGATAAAGCCGATTTTTTACAAACCTACAAGCTCAGTGAAGAATCAGGTTCTTTAACTTATATCACGAATCAAGAAGTCGATTCTACAGGACAAAAACCTATATTGTATCAAACAGAAAGAGGTAATAAAAGATATCTAAGCCAAAAGAATGCAAGTGGTTTTTATCAACTCTTTGCCCAAACTAAATTAGGAGAAGAATGGACGGAAGAAAAAGCTCTTTCAGATTTAAATAAAGATTCAATCAACATTAGTTATCCTTTTGTACTGAATGATGGTATAACACTTTTTTATGCTTCAGACAGTCAAGATTTAATGGGAGGTTATGATATATTAGTTACTAGATACAACACCAATACAGATGGATATTTAGTACCTGAAAATGTAGGAATGCCTTTCAACTCCTTCTACAATGATTATATGTATGTCATTGATGAATTTAACAATCTAGGATGGTTTGCATCTGATAGATTCCAACCGAAAGACAAAGTGTGCATTTATATTTTTATTCCTAATAAAGTAAAACGCACCTATGACTTTGAAACTACTCCTATAGAAGAACTAAGAAATCTGGCTGCATTAAAAGATATAAAACTCACATGGAAAGATAAAAAAGCAGTTGAAGATGGCTTACAAAGATTGAAATTCGCAATAAACTATCAGCCTAAGCAAACTAATAATGCTGATTTTAATTTTATAGTCAATGATCAGTTTGTTTATACTTCACTAAGAGACTTTAAATCAAATAAAGCACGTGAAGAGTTCATAAAATACCAAGTCATGGAAAAAGACTTAACCTCTCAAAAAGACAAACTAAAAAATCTAAGAATTCAGTTTGAAAAGAACCCCGACAAACAAAAAGCACCAGCTATTCTAGATTTAGAAAAGAGAGTAAGCATAATGCATCATGAAATGCAACAACAAGCTAAATTAATCCGCTCATTAGAGCTACAATAA
- a CDS encoding hypothetical protein (KEGG: bth:BT_4556 hypothetical protein~SPTR: Putative uncharacterized protein;~IMG reference gene:2504108007~PFAM: NfeD-like): protein MDILLIIALNVAAIVFFILELFIFPGMTLSAIAGLGCMGYSIYYAFVHLGTTAGYITTISSGIIALIAIYYFIRWKKIDKYSLKENIDSTIDRSAERSIKVGDKGISTTRLALYGRAMINGQDIEVKSANGFIDEKIPIEVVAVKTAEVSVRKATV, encoded by the coding sequence ATGGACATATTATTAATTATTGCACTTAATGTTGCAGCGATAGTGTTCTTTATCTTAGAGCTATTTATTTTCCCAGGGATGACATTATCTGCTATTGCTGGATTGGGCTGTATGGGTTATTCTATCTATTATGCCTTTGTACACCTCGGAACAACTGCTGGATATATTACAACAATATCTTCGGGAATAATAGCCTTAATTGCTATTTATTATTTTATACGATGGAAAAAAATTGATAAGTATTCCTTAAAGGAAAACATTGATTCCACAATAGATAGATCTGCAGAAAGAAGTATAAAGGTGGGTGATAAAGGTATATCAACAACACGATTAGCTCTTTATGGCAGAGCAATGATTAATGGTCAAGATATAGAAGTAAAGTCTGCGAATGGCTTTATTGATGAAAAAATACCTATTGAAGTTGTTGCTGTTAAAACAGCAGAAGTTTCAGTAAGAAAAGCTACAGTTTAA
- a CDS encoding UPF0365 protein (COGs: COG4864 conserved hypothetical protein~HAMAP: Uncharacterised protein family UPF0365~InterPro IPR001107:IPR022853~KEGG: bth:BT_4555 hypothetical protein~PFAM: Band 7 protein~SPTR: Putative uncharacterized protein;~IMG reference gene:2504108008~PFAM: SigmaW regulon antibacterial) has translation MILLQTPLELSLVPFIISFVIILVVLAIFFHYVPFFLWFSAKVSGVKISLLQLALMRIRKVPPYVIVRALIEAHKAGIQDVTRNGLEAHYLAGGHVEQVVHALVSASKAEMDLSFQMATAIDLAGRDVFEAVQMSVNPKVIDTSRVTAVAKDGIQLIVKARVTVRASIRQLVGGAGEDTILARVGEGIVSSIGSSVNHKSVLENPDSISKLVLKKGLDAGTAFEILSIDIADIDIGENIGARLQMDQANADKNIAQAKAEERRAMAVANEQEMKAKAQEARAKVIEAEAEVPKALAEAFRSGNLGIMDYYRMENIQADTSMRNTIGGEEKK, from the coding sequence ATGATTTTATTACAAACACCATTGGAATTATCACTTGTACCCTTTATTATCTCATTCGTGATAATATTAGTCGTATTAGCTATATTCTTCCATTACGTTCCCTTCTTTCTTTGGTTCTCGGCCAAAGTTTCAGGAGTTAAAATCTCTCTGTTACAACTAGCATTGATGCGCATTCGTAAAGTGCCACCTTATGTTATTGTGCGTGCACTAATCGAAGCCCACAAAGCAGGTATTCAAGATGTAACGAGAAATGGATTAGAAGCCCACTACTTAGCTGGTGGTCATGTGGAACAAGTAGTTCATGCCCTTGTATCTGCATCAAAAGCTGAAATGGATCTATCATTCCAAATGGCTACAGCCATTGACTTGGCAGGTCGTGATGTCTTTGAAGCAGTACAAATGTCGGTTAACCCTAAAGTTATTGATACATCAAGAGTTACAGCTGTAGCTAAAGATGGTATTCAGTTGATAGTAAAAGCACGTGTTACTGTTCGTGCAAGTATTCGTCAACTAGTTGGGGGTGCTGGCGAAGATACTATTCTTGCCCGTGTAGGCGAAGGTATTGTTTCCTCCATTGGTTCATCAGTAAACCACAAATCAGTATTAGAAAATCCTGATTCTATTTCAAAACTAGTGCTTAAAAAAGGGCTAGATGCAGGTACAGCCTTTGAAATTCTATCTATTGATATCGCGGATATTGATATAGGTGAAAACATTGGAGCTAGACTTCAGATGGATCAAGCAAATGCTGATAAAAACATTGCACAAGCTAAAGCGGAAGAACGTCGTGCTATGGCTGTAGCAAATGAACAAGAAATGAAAGCAAAAGCACAAGAAGCTCGAGCTAAAGTTATTGAGGCTGAAGCTGAAGTACCTAAAGCTCTTGCAGAAGCATTCCGTTCTGGTAATTTAGGTATTATGGACTATTACCGAATGGAAAACATTCAAGCAGACACATCTATGCGCAACACCATTGGTGGTGAAGAAAAGAAATAA
- a CDS encoding purine or other phosphorylase family 1 (COGs: COG2820 Uridine phosphorylase~InterPro IPR000845~KEGG: bfr:BF1175 purine nucleoside phosphorylase II~PFAM: Nucleoside phosphorylase domain~SPTR: Putative uncharacterized protein;~IMG reference gene:2504108009~PFAM: Phosphorylase superfamily) produces MKKTFPSSQLIINEDGSIFHLHIKPEHVADKVILVGDPGRVALVASHFETTECNISSREFNTITGTYKGKRITVVSTGIGCDNIDIVVNELDALANIDFQTRTEHENFRQLEMVRLGTCGGLQPFTPVGTFVCSQKSMGFDGLLNFYAGRDEACDLEFEEAFIKHMGWTGSMCQPHPYVVDASAELIDRIGKDDMVRGVTIACGGFYGPQGRQLRVPLRDPEQNHKIVEFKHNNMQITNFEMESSALAGLAKLMGHKAMTVCMVIANRLKEEANTGYKNTIDVLIKTVLDRI; encoded by the coding sequence ATGAAAAAGACATTTCCCTCTTCTCAATTAATCATTAATGAAGATGGTTCTATCTTCCATTTACACATTAAACCAGAACATGTAGCGGATAAAGTAATTCTTGTTGGTGATCCTGGTCGTGTTGCTCTTGTAGCATCACACTTTGAAACTACAGAGTGCAATATTTCAAGCCGTGAATTTAACACAATAACTGGGACATATAAGGGAAAGCGAATCACTGTAGTATCTACAGGTATTGGTTGTGACAATATTGACATCGTTGTGAATGAGCTAGATGCTTTGGCTAATATAGATTTCCAAACAAGAACTGAACATGAAAATTTCCGTCAATTGGAGATGGTTCGTTTAGGCACTTGTGGTGGTCTTCAACCTTTTACTCCTGTAGGAACATTTGTATGTTCTCAAAAATCTATGGGATTTGATGGATTACTTAATTTCTATGCAGGCAGAGATGAAGCGTGTGATCTAGAATTTGAAGAAGCATTCATTAAGCATATGGGTTGGACAGGAAGTATGTGCCAGCCTCATCCTTACGTAGTTGATGCTAGTGCAGAACTTATTGACCGTATCGGTAAAGATGATATGGTGCGCGGTGTCACTATCGCTTGTGGTGGTTTTTACGGTCCACAAGGACGTCAATTGCGTGTTCCATTACGTGATCCAGAACAAAACCATAAAATAGTTGAATTCAAGCATAATAATATGCAAATTACCAACTTTGAGATGGAAAGTTCTGCATTAGCTGGTCTAGCAAAATTAATGGGACATAAAGCGATGACTGTTTGTATGGTAATAGCCAATCGTTTAAAAGAAGAAGCGAATACAGGTTATAAAAACACTATTGATGTACTGATCAAAACAGTATTAGATCGTATCTAA